TATATGGAATCTTCAACCCGGAACTCGTATAGTAGTAGATGCCAACCAATACGGCCAGCCTATTGGGAAGGAAGCGTCCAAATTGGCTGAATTTCTCGGTACAATTGTAAGGACTGGTTCTATCTGTCCTTTGAATACAAAACATTGGAAACATCTTTCTAAATATGTGTTGGAAAACATATTGAGAATCGTTCATGTATGTAGTACATAATCGTTTTCTAATTTAATGTATTGCAATAATTATTCATTGTTTTAAATTGTATGTAATGAGTACTTGTTacattattttgttatatgtgtaggAAAAGTTTGATCTCCAAGGTAAGGTGGAGGACTCTGACATCCTCTCACATGTTGGAAAACTTCGGAAGGAGTTTAAATCGACTTTGAAAACTAGATACTACAAAGAGATGGTCCAAGAAGGTCGACCGATTGAAGAAATATACGAAAACAATCCTCCTGGTGTGCATGATGATCAATGGAAGTGGCTAGTGGAGCGATGGGGAACACCGCAAGCTGCGGTATGCACTTTTATTAGACTAAATGTCTCATTTTTCCTGCTTCCACTTACGGTATGATCAAAGTAGGGGGTGCATAAATGCTTGATTTTTGAATGAGGCATAATAAACTTAGCTTTCCTATTACTCTCATATTTTTTTCTCATTAATTAAAACAATAGGCACAATCAGAAAAGGCGAAAGAATCCCGAACAAAGGTGCGTTACGCACACACTGCTGGTAATATAGGATATGCGACCCTCAATGCACAATTTGTAAGTATTACGTACATATTAATCAATACGTAACTTATATTAATTATTCTGCACTCATTGGTGAATATTGTTAACAACTATTGTTTTGTTCTATAATAGGCTGAGAAGGAAGGCCGTGAACCCTCGCGTTTGGAGCAGTTTAGATTTCAACATTTGCGGAAAGATGGAAGTGACAAATTGAACAGTGAGGCATCAGAACAAGTTTATGTAAGAAACAAAtgggtattatttatttatttatatttattttgacatctattttactttttttttcaaaatagatTTTTCTAATTGAAGAGAACTGTAGGATGAAGCATGCAAGATGGTTAAAGACTCTATGCCAACATCTGAGAGTTCTTTCGCGCCTCAAGATAATATTGTATTAGAAAACGAGATCTATACACAAGTGTTCGGCCCTGACAAGAATGGAAAAATGTTGGGATATGGACGTGGGATGACCAAATCCAGGTTGTTTGGCTATAGGTCAGTCACCCGAGGAAGCCAATCTACACCGGCTATCAGTACATTGATTGAAGAGATGAGTGATAAACATGTCGAGCAAATACAGACAATTCAAGCCGAACAAGCAGTTCGAGAGAAAACTCTACTCGAGGAAGCAGAATCTCGATTTCGTAAGGAGGCTGCGGAGCGAGAAACTCGTTTGATAGCTGAAGCAGAAGAAAGATTTATGAAATTAACTGAAATTCGAGAGGCAAAGTTCATGGAAATGATGGATGCTCGTGAGAAAAAGTATAAGACTCTCATAAATGAGTGTATGGCAAAGGGAATGTCAAGTAAGTACAAGATTTTTCATAGTAAGCATAGTAAGGTGACTATTTTATAACTAGATTGTCAATAGGTTTGTTAATGGTTTAATAGACATTGATTGTTATAACTGAATGCTACATTTttatttgatgtcttcattgctTGCTCAACTAATAATTAGTGGATATACTGATGAAAATTCTTTATTTAACTTCAATTTATGGTTCTTtggttaatattaaaatattcttcCCATGTGTTCATGTTGTTTGTCATCTAACTTGTATAAATAGAAAATGTACATTGCTATTTTTGCAGTTGAATTTCAGAGTAGCGGACTTGATGATAAAACCTTCAGTTTAGATGATGATGAATAAGGCTTACTGCAtattatgtattatatatttatgttatagtGGTTGATGAATGCAATTGTCCCATAATTTTTTGGTGTCATGGGAAACTGCTTCTATTaggattttgtataattttttgaTATCATGGGAATCAAGTTGACGACAACATGTTGACTGCTTTTATTaggattttgtataattttttgaTGTCATGTGGAATAGGTTGACAACATGTTCGCAACTTGTTGACTACTTCTATTAGGATTTTGTATATAAATTACTAACTGTATTATTCAATGATAATTTTGTATTTATATGATCATTTTATGTTAACTAATTGTACAATTAATATTGTCTCAAACTTTTCCAAACCCAATACATACAAATTTGCTCATATTAGGCTcttaaaaataggggaaaatgtcGTAAAAAAAACATTGGACATGAGACAAATATCTATCTCGACCTTTTTAAGTTTGCCTTAGACGGGTTTATCCTAACTTTTTTAAGGTTGCCTTAAACGGGTTTATCCCAACTTTTTTTAAGTTGTCTTGGAAAAGGTCTATCTCAACTTTTTTAAGGTTGTTGTAAATGGGTCTATCCCAACATTTTTAACGTTGTCTTAGATAGGTCAATCCCAACCTTTTCTAAAAGTTGCTTTAGACAAGATCTATTCCAACCTTTTGGAGGTTACCTTAGATGAatctatcccaacctttttaagGTTGCTTTAGACAATTCTAT
Above is a genomic segment from Gossypium arboreum isolate Shixiya-1 chromosome 8, ASM2569848v2, whole genome shotgun sequence containing:
- the LOC108468515 gene encoding uncharacterized protein LOC108468515 translates to MKDIWNLQPGTRIVVDANQYGQPIGKEASKLAEFLGTIVRTGSICPLNTKHWKHLSKYVLENILRIVHEKFDLQGKVEDSDILSHVGKLRKEFKSTLKTRYYKEMVQEGRPIEEIYENNPPGVHDDQWKWLVERWGTPQAAAQSEKAKESRTKVRYAHTAGNIGYATLNAQFAEKEGREPSRLEQFRFQHLRKDGSDKLNSEASEQVYDEACKMVKDSMPTSESSFAPQDNIVLENEIYTQVFGPDKNGKMLGYGRGMTKSRLFGYRSVTRGSQSTPAISTLIEEMSDKHVEQIQTIQAEQAVREKTLLEEAESRFRKEAAERETRLIAEAEERFMKLTEIREAKFMEMMDAREKKYKTLINECMAKGMSIEFQSSGLDDKTFSLDDDE